The Bacteroidota bacterium genome contains the following window.
CGGCCCGGTCCGGAAAGAAACATTATCTCGAAGGCATGGAAGCCGGCGCGGACGACTTCCTTACCAAGCCGGTCGACATGGATGAGCTGACGGCCTGCCTGAAGGTCGCGGGACGGATCACCGATCTCCAATCTGAGGTAAGACAATTGCAGGGCCTCCTCCCCATTTGCGGTTATTGCAAGAAGATTCGCGACGATCATGATTGCTGGGAGCAGATCGAAGGCTATATCAGCAAGCGGACGGAAGCGACCTTTTCGCACGGAGTCTGCCCGGATTGTATCGAGCTTCATCTCAAGCCAGAGTTGGAACGGTTAAAAAGAAATAATGTGGCACATCCCCCCGGTAACCGAAAGTCGCGTTGACATTCTGCTGATATTCTTGTAAATTCCGGACGTACCCTTATTGAATGATTCGGGCTCTTTACACCAGGGAGGCGGTGGTGTTCAGGAGCGGGAGGATGTCTACCGAACGGACGGGAGAAGATGTTGATGATCTGTACTCGATCTCAGGGGAGTATTCCCTCCCCGAGTTATTTCATACCCTCCGATCCCGGTTATCACGCGGCTCCCTCACTCCGAGAACCATCCCTCTCCATTCCTCGTCCGGTAGTCAAGGTAATTCAAAAAAGGGCATTTCCCGGGTGCAATCACCTCAAGGTGCGCGGCCGCCGATTGTCACTCCTAGTCTGTAGCGTATGTCGCGCCAAAACGATTAATTAC
Protein-coding sequences here:
- a CDS encoding response regulator; protein product: MRVLVAEDDEISRIVLLTKLKKLGHEAIPAEDGEDAWQAFVRERPRLVITDWMMPELDGLELCRRIRSQDREQYTYIIMLTARSGKKHYLEGMEAGADDFLTKPVDMDELTACLKVAGRITDLQSEVRQLQGLLPICGYCKKIRDDHDCWEQIEGYISKRTEATFSHGVCPDCIELHLKPELERLKRNNVAHPPGNRKSR